The following are encoded together in the Kribbella voronezhensis genome:
- a CDS encoding ABC transporter permease, producing MTALLRGEFRKLTTTRLWLWMLILGLAMVGATTSAAIGFAEPGPVGLETAAGQRTVFAQATATLVVVGILGIIAVTGEFVHQTATPTYLATPRRGRVVVAKLLTYAVVGVGYAAVCTGVVLVVALPWLAAKHVDLVLSGTDLARTLGGVAIEVALYAVLGVAVGCLIRNQIAAIVGFVVYIFVIGPILSGVQATSELAQYLPYQAGNALGRLTSSADAAMLGQTSGGLALLTWSLIFAALATRTTLRRDIA from the coding sequence ATGACCGCGCTCCTGCGAGGTGAGTTCCGCAAGCTCACCACCACGAGGCTCTGGTTGTGGATGCTGATCCTCGGCCTGGCGATGGTCGGCGCCACCACGAGCGCCGCGATCGGTTTCGCCGAACCGGGTCCGGTCGGCCTCGAAACCGCCGCCGGGCAACGGACCGTGTTCGCCCAAGCCACCGCGACGCTGGTGGTGGTCGGGATCCTCGGCATCATCGCGGTCACCGGCGAATTCGTGCACCAGACCGCCACACCGACGTACCTCGCGACGCCCCGCCGCGGCCGAGTCGTCGTCGCCAAACTCCTCACGTACGCCGTGGTGGGAGTCGGGTACGCCGCGGTCTGCACCGGCGTGGTCCTCGTAGTCGCCCTCCCCTGGCTCGCCGCCAAGCACGTCGACCTCGTCCTCTCCGGCACCGACCTCGCCAGGACCCTCGGCGGCGTCGCCATCGAGGTAGCCCTGTACGCCGTACTCGGGGTCGCCGTCGGTTGCCTGATCCGCAACCAGATCGCCGCCATCGTCGGATTCGTGGTCTACATCTTCGTCATCGGCCCGATCCTGAGCGGTGTCCAGGCCACCTCCGAGCTAGCGCAGTACCTGCCCTACCAGGCCGGCAATGCGCTGGGCCGACTCACGTCGTCAGCCGACGCCGCAATGCTCGGCCAGACCTCGGGCGGACTGGCACTCCTGACCTGGTCCTTGATCTTCGCGGCGCTGGCCACCCGCACAACCCTGCGCCGCGACATCGCCTAG
- a CDS encoding YggT family protein — MSLVGTLVGYALSLFILLLLARMVLDWGRVLTQGPPWVGRARAAVYAGTEPVLAPVRRRLRPVNAGGLSFDIAFTVVFVAVLVLRSIAFSL, encoded by the coding sequence ATGAGTCTTGTCGGAACCCTGGTCGGGTACGCGTTGTCGCTGTTCATCCTGCTGCTGCTTGCCCGCATGGTGCTCGACTGGGGACGGGTGCTGACCCAAGGGCCGCCCTGGGTCGGTCGCGCGCGGGCGGCGGTCTACGCGGGGACGGAACCGGTGCTCGCACCCGTACGGCGAAGGCTGCGGCCGGTGAACGCGGGCGGGCTTTCGTTCGACATCGCTTTCACCGTCGTGTTCGTCGCCGTACTGGTACTGCGCTCGATCGCCTTCAGTTTGTAA
- a CDS encoding RidA family protein, with amino-acid sequence MVRVVVETDEAPKSAAYSQAVKAAGLVFVSGQAGYDPATGLLAGDTIQEQTRQCLRNVAAILEAAGSSLDKVVSATFILRDPADFAGMNEEWMVWFPTVQPARQGASLPVDVEGLRVSIAAIAEA; translated from the coding sequence ATGGTGCGCGTGGTTGTCGAGACTGATGAGGCGCCGAAGTCGGCGGCGTACAGTCAGGCGGTGAAGGCTGCGGGGCTGGTGTTCGTGTCGGGGCAGGCGGGGTACGACCCTGCGACCGGGTTGCTGGCGGGGGACACGATTCAGGAACAGACGCGGCAGTGTCTGCGCAACGTCGCCGCGATCTTGGAGGCGGCAGGGAGTTCGCTGGACAAGGTGGTCAGTGCGACGTTCATCCTGCGGGACCCGGCGGACTTCGCGGGGATGAACGAGGAGTGGATGGTGTGGTTCCCGACCGTTCAGCCTGCTCGGCAAGGGGCTTCGCTGCCGGTGGACGTGGAGGGACTGCGCGTTTCGATCGCGGCCATCGCCGAGGCGTAG
- a CDS encoding ABC transporter ATP-binding protein: protein MATGQRVEVDGLSKSFGDVRAVDALSFTVEPGEITAFLGPNGAGKTTTLRMLLGLIEPTDGTATIGGTPYAELPRPATVVGAALEASSFHPGRSGRDHLRVYCAVNGFADSRADDVLALVGLTDAARRPVRGYSLGMRQRLGLATALLGDPGVLVLDEPANGLDPAGIAWLRGFLKQLADEGRTMLVSSHALSEVQQIADRVVIIDNGHLVRAGRLDELATGGRVLVVTPDAERFAEVLKSSGAVVSRDSAADTLETSGLSAREVGRLAFEHRVELHALETRQDGLEQIFFSLTTAVSQQP, encoded by the coding sequence GTGGCGACCGGGCAACGCGTCGAGGTCGATGGACTCTCCAAGTCTTTCGGCGACGTCCGTGCGGTCGACGCGCTGTCGTTCACCGTCGAGCCGGGTGAGATCACCGCGTTCCTGGGCCCGAACGGTGCGGGCAAGACCACCACGCTGCGGATGCTCCTCGGGTTGATCGAGCCGACCGACGGTACGGCGACCATCGGCGGTACGCCGTACGCCGAGCTCCCCCGCCCTGCGACAGTCGTCGGTGCCGCGCTCGAGGCAAGCAGCTTCCACCCCGGCCGCAGCGGACGCGACCACCTGCGCGTGTACTGCGCCGTGAACGGCTTCGCCGACAGCCGCGCTGACGACGTACTGGCGTTGGTGGGTCTGACCGACGCCGCCCGCAGACCAGTACGCGGTTACTCGCTCGGCATGCGGCAGCGGCTGGGTCTGGCGACCGCTCTCCTCGGCGACCCGGGCGTGCTGGTGCTGGACGAGCCGGCCAACGGGCTGGATCCCGCTGGTATCGCCTGGCTGCGGGGATTCCTCAAGCAGCTCGCCGACGAGGGACGCACGATGCTGGTCTCCAGCCACGCCCTGTCGGAGGTCCAGCAGATCGCCGATCGGGTGGTGATCATCGACAACGGCCACCTGGTCCGGGCGGGCCGGCTGGACGAGCTCGCCACCGGTGGCCGGGTCCTCGTCGTCACTCCTGATGCAGAGCGCTTCGCCGAAGTACTGAAGTCGTCCGGAGCAGTCGTGAGCAGGGACTCGGCAGCGGACACCTTGGAGACCAGCGGTCTGAGCGCGCGGGAGGTCGGGCGACTCGCCTTCGAGCACCGGGTGGAGTTGCACGCCCTGGAGACCCGCCAGGACGGGCTCGAGCAGATCTTCTTCTCGCTGACCACCGCGGTGTCGCAACAACCATGA
- a CDS encoding GNAT family N-acetyltransferase — translation MSLATPTLHTARLRLRPVTSADADALFALHSSAYVLRYWDSPPWSDRARAGRFIAASEQMAEEGTGVRLAMDRASDGTFIGWCSLTRWNPEYRSASIGYCLGDAAWGHGYATEGARALLQWAFDTLDLNRVQAEADTRNAASARVLEKLGFVREGTLREDCIVNGEVSDSWVYGLLRREWHPVLSRATSSV, via the coding sequence ATGTCCTTGGCTACGCCCACGCTGCACACCGCTCGCCTGAGATTGCGACCCGTGACCAGCGCGGACGCGGACGCGCTCTTCGCATTGCACAGCAGCGCTTACGTACTGCGGTACTGGGACTCGCCACCTTGGAGCGATCGTGCGCGTGCCGGACGCTTCATCGCGGCGTCCGAGCAGATGGCCGAGGAAGGCACCGGCGTACGGCTGGCAATGGACCGCGCATCCGACGGGACGTTCATCGGCTGGTGCAGTCTGACTCGGTGGAACCCCGAGTATCGCAGCGCGTCAATTGGCTACTGCCTCGGCGATGCGGCCTGGGGACACGGCTACGCGACAGAGGGCGCGCGCGCCTTGCTGCAGTGGGCTTTCGACACATTGGACCTGAATCGAGTTCAGGCCGAGGCCGATACGCGCAACGCGGCATCCGCCCGTGTTCTGGAGAAGCTCGGCTTCGTGCGCGAAGGCACGTTGCGGGAAGACTGCATCGTGAACGGCGAAGTGTCGGACTCATGGGTGTACGGCCTGCTCCGGCGCGAGTGGCACCCGGTCTTGTCGAGGGCAACGAGTTCTGTCTGA